The following proteins come from a genomic window of Leopardus geoffroyi isolate Oge1 chromosome A3, O.geoffroyi_Oge1_pat1.0, whole genome shotgun sequence:
- the LOC123579947 gene encoding uncharacterized protein LOC123579947, with protein sequence MYRFTSQKAQHKRPASPTDLAFTLTCLGWTWREARRPTQGQAFQESELFSRQGRVRLAVDWLGLSGRWRQNLAGEGGGGVSPGVPTAFHLRPARTDMSDHRASLTAQLRRQQTHHPFPDQCCHQGTRENPRGGWGCCKGPRVFPGRVLLCISLGHLGDRCFLAKAEAAAHRAPSSSRVPCFPLPTELPAWVCGSLSESNRGRSEPLGFCLGSLSSGGETETQEGSARALPWVLWADTCPSGGGSHWVTRLFKCCFPSTCRVPGAVLDTRGATVDQPSQQGVPGAVLQGPHPAYTAPHSPGHPGRLPTRDGV encoded by the exons ATGTACAGATTCACCAGCCAGAAGGCCCAGCACAAGAGGCCAGCCAGCCCTACGGACTTGGCCTTCACTTTGACCTGCTTGGGGTGGACGTGGAGGGAGGCGAGGAGGCCTACCCAGGGGCAGGCTTTTCAAGAATcagaa ctCTTTTCAAGACAAGGCAGAGTCAGGCTTGCTGTTGACTGGCTGGGGCTCTCCGGCCGCTGGAGGCAGAACTTGGcaggtgaagggggggggggggtgtccccaGGTGTCCCGACTGCATTTCACCTGCGGCCGGCAAGGACGGACATGTCTGATCACAGGGCAAGCCTCACGGCCCAGCTGCGGAGGCAGCAAACGCATCACCCCTTCCCCGACCAGTGTTGCCACCAAGGAACCCGAGAAAACCCCAGAGGCGGATGGGGCTGTTGCAAAGGGCCCCGGGTCTTCCCTGGGAGGGTCttgctttgcatttctcttgggCACTTGGGGGACAGATGTTTCCTGGCAAAAGCTGAGGCTGCTGCCCACAGGGCTCCCTCCAGCTCGCGTGTGCCCTGCTTTCCTCTGCCCACAGAGCTACCGGCCTGGGTTTGTGGGAGCCTGTCTGAAAGCAACAGGGGCCGTTCAGAGCCCCTGGGGTTCTGCTTAGGGTCGTTAAGCTCAGGAGGGGAAACAGAGACCCAGGAGGGATCTGCCCGTGCCCTGCCCTGGGTCCTCTGGGCGGACACTTGTCCCAGCGGTGGGGGGAGCCACTGGGTCACTCGTTTATTCAAATGCTGTTTCCCAAGCACCTGCCGTGTGCCCGGTGCTGTGCTGGACACCAGAGGTGCTACAGTGGACCAGCCATCACAGCAAGGGGTCCCCGGAGCCGTTCTGCAAGGGCCCCACCCCGCATACACAGCACCCCACTCCCCCGGGCACCCAGGACGGCTCCCCACAAGAGATGGTGTTTGA
- the ZBP1 gene encoding Z-DNA-binding protein 1 isoform X1, with amino-acid sequence MSARVSTPASALDPSHGDPPAPSFRPRLDPREAPFSLCPPLLLPDLEQRILRMLRDAGSPVKSVQLAKECQVPKKKLNQVLYRMEKESKVSLAGLAMWRLGKGGTGEVVPTEPAQLSQAARPQQDAAAVPEEPDPQLSEQQKAIYRFLEGTGPCKALIIARALGMKTAREVNPHLYDMRKRHLVSLDEKSSLWSIYRPDCGGRSESPAIIYQQNPINMICQNGPNSYISIENSKDIQIGHGNIIVRPTASGENGSVAPLHLPPMAPADPPTQSSPAAAWAPQDIRLEKSVLRRVLLGHGNEMSLTSAPAEGPAACSPSGSPPVSATTIGSGASFKIPGSKPGPDCKADGIQRVHISSCFLEDTAIGNGNRMTVISGTAGPGVAEPEDSRRGPEELDKDAGPLSEGAEPRREFPPDPASSLSTNVSKLFSHLEAVTLESRDPHNAEDGGWVDRTPDVASQGEVEPRTDSQPLSERAGEHQ; translated from the exons ATGTCTGCTCGGGTctccacccctgcctctgccctggacCCCTCGCACGGGGACCCCCCCGCCCCGAGCTTCCGGCCCCGGCTTGATCCAAGGGAGGCtccgttctctctctgcccccctctccttctcccagaCCTCGAGCAGAGGATCCTGCGGATGCTGAGGGACGCTGGCTCCCCTGTGAAGTCCGTCCAGCTGGCAAAGGAATGCCAGGTGCCCAAGAAGAAGCTCAACCAAGTCCTCTACCGGATGGAGAAGGAGTCGAAAGTCTCCTTGGCGGGCCTGGCGATGTGGCGCCTGGGCAAGGGAGGAACCGGAGAAGTGGTCCCCACAGAGCCGGCCCAGCTCAGCCAGG CGGCGAGGCCCCAGCAGGACGCAGCCGCGGTTCCAGAGGAACCTGACCCTCAGCTCAGCGAACAGC AGAAAGCCATCTATAGGTTTCTGGAAGGCACTGGGCCCTGTAAGGCCCTGATCATCGCCCGGGCCCTGGGAatgaagacagcaagagaagTCAACCCACACTTGTATGATATGAGAAAGAGGCACCTTGTGAGTCTTGATGAGAAATCAAGTCTATGGTCGATTTATCGACCAG ATTGTGGAGGAAGAAGCGAGTCCCCCGCGATTATTTACCAGCAAAATCCAATCAACATGATCTGTCAGAATGGACCAAATAGCTATATTTCCATTGAGAACTCgaaagacatccagattggaCACGGGAACATCATAGTGAGGCCAACCGCCTCTGGGGAGAATG GTTCCGtggctcccctccacctccctccaatGGCACCAGCCGATCCCCCGACGCAGAGTTCCCCGGCTGCAGCCTGGGCGCCCCAGGACATCCGCTTGGAGAAGTCTGTGCTCAGACGGGTGCTGCTGGGACATGGCAATGAAATGAGCCTTACCAGTGCCCCGGCCGAAGGCCCGGCTGCCTGCAGCCCCTCTGGCAGCCCCCCAG TCTCTGCCACCACTATTGGCTCAGGAGCTTCGTTCAAAATTCCAGGGTCCAAACCAGGACCTGACTGCAAGGCGGATGGGATCCAGAGAGTCCACATCAGTTCATGCTTCCTTGAGGACACTGCCATTGGCAACGGCAACAGAATGACTGTCATCTCAGGGACAGCTGGTCCAGGAGTTGCAGAGCCTGAGGATAGCAGAAGGGGCCCTGAGGAGCTGGACAAGGATGCAG GACCCCTCTCCGAAGGTGCGGAGCCCAGAAGGGAGTTCCCTCCAGACCCGGCTTCCTCCCTCAGCACCAACGTCTCGAAGCTCTTCTCCCACCTAGAAGCCGTGACTCTTGAAAGCAGGGATCCCCACAACGCCGAAGACGGCGGCTGGGTGGACAGAACCCCAGACGTGGCGTCCCAGGGGGAGGTCGAGCCCAGAACAGACAGCCAGCCTCTCTCGGAAAGAGCAGGCGAACACCAGTGA
- the ZBP1 gene encoding Z-DNA-binding protein 1 isoform X4, translated as MLRDAGSPVKSVQLAKECQVPKKKLNQVLYRMEKESKVSLAGLAMWRLGKGGTGEVVPTEPAQLSQAARPQQDAAAVPEEPDPQLSEQQKAIYRFLEGTGPCKALIIARALGMKTAREVNPHLYDMRKRHLVSLDEKSSLWSIYRPDCGGRSESPAIIYQQNPINMICQNGPNSYISIENSKDIQIGHGNIIVRPTASGENGSVAPLHLPPMAPADPPTQSSPAAAWAPQDIRLEKSVLRRVLLGHGNEMSLTSAPAEGPAACSPSGSPPVSATTIGSGASFKIPGSKPGPDCKADGIQRVHISSCFLEDTAIGNGNRMTVISGTAGPGVAEPEDSRRGPEELDKDAGPLSEGAEPRREFPPDPASSLSTNVSKLFSHLEAVTLESRDPHNAEDGGWVDRTPDVASQGEVEPRTDSQPLSERAGEHQ; from the exons ATGCTGAGGGACGCTGGCTCCCCTGTGAAGTCCGTCCAGCTGGCAAAGGAATGCCAGGTGCCCAAGAAGAAGCTCAACCAAGTCCTCTACCGGATGGAGAAGGAGTCGAAAGTCTCCTTGGCGGGCCTGGCGATGTGGCGCCTGGGCAAGGGAGGAACCGGAGAAGTGGTCCCCACAGAGCCGGCCCAGCTCAGCCAGG CGGCGAGGCCCCAGCAGGACGCAGCCGCGGTTCCAGAGGAACCTGACCCTCAGCTCAGCGAACAGC AGAAAGCCATCTATAGGTTTCTGGAAGGCACTGGGCCCTGTAAGGCCCTGATCATCGCCCGGGCCCTGGGAatgaagacagcaagagaagTCAACCCACACTTGTATGATATGAGAAAGAGGCACCTTGTGAGTCTTGATGAGAAATCAAGTCTATGGTCGATTTATCGACCAG ATTGTGGAGGAAGAAGCGAGTCCCCCGCGATTATTTACCAGCAAAATCCAATCAACATGATCTGTCAGAATGGACCAAATAGCTATATTTCCATTGAGAACTCgaaagacatccagattggaCACGGGAACATCATAGTGAGGCCAACCGCCTCTGGGGAGAATG GTTCCGtggctcccctccacctccctccaatGGCACCAGCCGATCCCCCGACGCAGAGTTCCCCGGCTGCAGCCTGGGCGCCCCAGGACATCCGCTTGGAGAAGTCTGTGCTCAGACGGGTGCTGCTGGGACATGGCAATGAAATGAGCCTTACCAGTGCCCCGGCCGAAGGCCCGGCTGCCTGCAGCCCCTCTGGCAGCCCCCCAG TCTCTGCCACCACTATTGGCTCAGGAGCTTCGTTCAAAATTCCAGGGTCCAAACCAGGACCTGACTGCAAGGCGGATGGGATCCAGAGAGTCCACATCAGTTCATGCTTCCTTGAGGACACTGCCATTGGCAACGGCAACAGAATGACTGTCATCTCAGGGACAGCTGGTCCAGGAGTTGCAGAGCCTGAGGATAGCAGAAGGGGCCCTGAGGAGCTGGACAAGGATGCAG GACCCCTCTCCGAAGGTGCGGAGCCCAGAAGGGAGTTCCCTCCAGACCCGGCTTCCTCCCTCAGCACCAACGTCTCGAAGCTCTTCTCCCACCTAGAAGCCGTGACTCTTGAAAGCAGGGATCCCCACAACGCCGAAGACGGCGGCTGGGTGGACAGAACCCCAGACGTGGCGTCCCAGGGGGAGGTCGAGCCCAGAACAGACAGCCAGCCTCTCTCGGAAAGAGCAGGCGAACACCAGTGA
- the ZBP1 gene encoding Z-DNA-binding protein 1 isoform X3, which yields MAQAPEDPGETDLEQRILRMLRDAGSPVKSVQLAKECQVPKKKLNQVLYRMEKESKVSLAGLAMWRLGKGGTGEVVPTEPAQLSQAARPQQDAAAVPEEPDPQLSEQQKAIYRFLEGTGPCKALIIARALGMKTAREVNPHLYDMRKRHLVSLDEKSSLWSIYRPDCGGRSESPAIIYQQNPINMICQNGPNSYISIENSKDIQIGHGNIIVRPTASGENGSVAPLHLPPMAPADPPTQSSPAAAWAPQDIRLEKSVLRRVLLGHGNEMSLTSAPAEGPAACSPSGSPPVSATTIGSGASFKIPGSKPGPDCKADGIQRVHISSCFLEDTAIGNGNRMTVISGTAGPGVAEPEDSRRGPEELDKDAGPLSEGAEPRREFPPDPASSLSTNVSKLFSHLEAVTLESRDPHNAEDGGWVDRTPDVASQGEVEPRTDSQPLSERAGEHQ from the exons ATGGCCCAGGCCCCCGAGGACCCTGGCGAAACAG aCCTCGAGCAGAGGATCCTGCGGATGCTGAGGGACGCTGGCTCCCCTGTGAAGTCCGTCCAGCTGGCAAAGGAATGCCAGGTGCCCAAGAAGAAGCTCAACCAAGTCCTCTACCGGATGGAGAAGGAGTCGAAAGTCTCCTTGGCGGGCCTGGCGATGTGGCGCCTGGGCAAGGGAGGAACCGGAGAAGTGGTCCCCACAGAGCCGGCCCAGCTCAGCCAGG CGGCGAGGCCCCAGCAGGACGCAGCCGCGGTTCCAGAGGAACCTGACCCTCAGCTCAGCGAACAGC AGAAAGCCATCTATAGGTTTCTGGAAGGCACTGGGCCCTGTAAGGCCCTGATCATCGCCCGGGCCCTGGGAatgaagacagcaagagaagTCAACCCACACTTGTATGATATGAGAAAGAGGCACCTTGTGAGTCTTGATGAGAAATCAAGTCTATGGTCGATTTATCGACCAG ATTGTGGAGGAAGAAGCGAGTCCCCCGCGATTATTTACCAGCAAAATCCAATCAACATGATCTGTCAGAATGGACCAAATAGCTATATTTCCATTGAGAACTCgaaagacatccagattggaCACGGGAACATCATAGTGAGGCCAACCGCCTCTGGGGAGAATG GTTCCGtggctcccctccacctccctccaatGGCACCAGCCGATCCCCCGACGCAGAGTTCCCCGGCTGCAGCCTGGGCGCCCCAGGACATCCGCTTGGAGAAGTCTGTGCTCAGACGGGTGCTGCTGGGACATGGCAATGAAATGAGCCTTACCAGTGCCCCGGCCGAAGGCCCGGCTGCCTGCAGCCCCTCTGGCAGCCCCCCAG TCTCTGCCACCACTATTGGCTCAGGAGCTTCGTTCAAAATTCCAGGGTCCAAACCAGGACCTGACTGCAAGGCGGATGGGATCCAGAGAGTCCACATCAGTTCATGCTTCCTTGAGGACACTGCCATTGGCAACGGCAACAGAATGACTGTCATCTCAGGGACAGCTGGTCCAGGAGTTGCAGAGCCTGAGGATAGCAGAAGGGGCCCTGAGGAGCTGGACAAGGATGCAG GACCCCTCTCCGAAGGTGCGGAGCCCAGAAGGGAGTTCCCTCCAGACCCGGCTTCCTCCCTCAGCACCAACGTCTCGAAGCTCTTCTCCCACCTAGAAGCCGTGACTCTTGAAAGCAGGGATCCCCACAACGCCGAAGACGGCGGCTGGGTGGACAGAACCCCAGACGTGGCGTCCCAGGGGGAGGTCGAGCCCAGAACAGACAGCCAGCCTCTCTCGGAAAGAGCAGGCGAACACCAGTGA
- the ZBP1 gene encoding Z-DNA-binding protein 1 isoform X2 — MSARVSTPASALDPSHGDPPAPSFRPRLDPREAPFSLCPPLLLPDLEQRILRMLRDAGSPVKSVQLAKECQVPKKKLNQVLYRMEKESKVSLAGLAMWRLGKGGTGEVVPTEPAQLSQAARPQQDAAAVPEEPDPQLSEQQKAIYRFLEGTGPCKALIIARALGMKTAREVNPHLYDMRKRHLVSLDEKSSLWSIYRPDCGGRSESPAIIYQQNPINMICQNGPNSYISIENSKDIQIGHGNIIVRPTASGENGSVAPLHLPPMAPADPPTQSSPAAAWAPQDIRLEKSVLRRVLLGHGNEMSLTSAPAEGPAACSPSGSPPGSKPGPDCKADGIQRVHISSCFLEDTAIGNGNRMTVISGTAGPGVAEPEDSRRGPEELDKDAGPLSEGAEPRREFPPDPASSLSTNVSKLFSHLEAVTLESRDPHNAEDGGWVDRTPDVASQGEVEPRTDSQPLSERAGEHQ; from the exons ATGTCTGCTCGGGTctccacccctgcctctgccctggacCCCTCGCACGGGGACCCCCCCGCCCCGAGCTTCCGGCCCCGGCTTGATCCAAGGGAGGCtccgttctctctctgcccccctctccttctcccagaCCTCGAGCAGAGGATCCTGCGGATGCTGAGGGACGCTGGCTCCCCTGTGAAGTCCGTCCAGCTGGCAAAGGAATGCCAGGTGCCCAAGAAGAAGCTCAACCAAGTCCTCTACCGGATGGAGAAGGAGTCGAAAGTCTCCTTGGCGGGCCTGGCGATGTGGCGCCTGGGCAAGGGAGGAACCGGAGAAGTGGTCCCCACAGAGCCGGCCCAGCTCAGCCAGG CGGCGAGGCCCCAGCAGGACGCAGCCGCGGTTCCAGAGGAACCTGACCCTCAGCTCAGCGAACAGC AGAAAGCCATCTATAGGTTTCTGGAAGGCACTGGGCCCTGTAAGGCCCTGATCATCGCCCGGGCCCTGGGAatgaagacagcaagagaagTCAACCCACACTTGTATGATATGAGAAAGAGGCACCTTGTGAGTCTTGATGAGAAATCAAGTCTATGGTCGATTTATCGACCAG ATTGTGGAGGAAGAAGCGAGTCCCCCGCGATTATTTACCAGCAAAATCCAATCAACATGATCTGTCAGAATGGACCAAATAGCTATATTTCCATTGAGAACTCgaaagacatccagattggaCACGGGAACATCATAGTGAGGCCAACCGCCTCTGGGGAGAATG GTTCCGtggctcccctccacctccctccaatGGCACCAGCCGATCCCCCGACGCAGAGTTCCCCGGCTGCAGCCTGGGCGCCCCAGGACATCCGCTTGGAGAAGTCTGTGCTCAGACGGGTGCTGCTGGGACATGGCAATGAAATGAGCCTTACCAGTGCCCCGGCCGAAGGCCCGGCTGCCTGCAGCCCCTCTGGCAGCCCCCCAG GGTCCAAACCAGGACCTGACTGCAAGGCGGATGGGATCCAGAGAGTCCACATCAGTTCATGCTTCCTTGAGGACACTGCCATTGGCAACGGCAACAGAATGACTGTCATCTCAGGGACAGCTGGTCCAGGAGTTGCAGAGCCTGAGGATAGCAGAAGGGGCCCTGAGGAGCTGGACAAGGATGCAG GACCCCTCTCCGAAGGTGCGGAGCCCAGAAGGGAGTTCCCTCCAGACCCGGCTTCCTCCCTCAGCACCAACGTCTCGAAGCTCTTCTCCCACCTAGAAGCCGTGACTCTTGAAAGCAGGGATCCCCACAACGCCGAAGACGGCGGCTGGGTGGACAGAACCCCAGACGTGGCGTCCCAGGGGGAGGTCGAGCCCAGAACAGACAGCCAGCCTCTCTCGGAAAGAGCAGGCGAACACCAGTGA